From the Methanomassiliicoccales archaeon genome, one window contains:
- a CDS encoding nucleotide exchange factor GrpE codes for MVDEGANDSAAEACEGKQQAELERLEEEVKMLRGLLDEQTAMTEEHLELAKRIQADFDNYKKRVQREKEEVVRCANDRLVLDLLGTLDDLERALSANSNPDEIHSGVKQIQSNLSALLQSYGLREMPLTGRFDPNLHEALCVGDGEEGTILETFQKGYYLGPRVLRHAKVMVGKCGEEVKIDG; via the coding sequence ATGGTCGATGAAGGCGCCAACGACTCGGCCGCGGAGGCCTGCGAAGGGAAGCAGCAGGCGGAGCTCGAGCGTCTGGAAGAAGAGGTGAAGATGCTTCGCGGTCTACTGGATGAGCAGACAGCCATGACCGAGGAACACCTGGAATTGGCGAAGAGGATCCAGGCGGACTTCGACAACTACAAGAAGCGCGTTCAGAGAGAGAAGGAAGAGGTCGTCAGGTGCGCCAACGATCGATTGGTGCTGGATCTCCTCGGAACGCTGGACGATCTGGAGCGGGCTCTAAGCGCGAACTCCAACCCGGATGAGATCCATTCCGGGGTGAAGCAGATCCAGTCAAATCTATCGGCGTTGCTGCAGTCATATGGCCTACGGGAGATGCCTCTGACGGGGCGGTTCGATCCCAACCTGCATGAGGCATTGTGCGTGGGCGATGGTGAGGAAGGCACCATATTGGAGACCTTCCAGAAAGGGTATTATCTGGGACCGAGGGTGCTCCGGCACGCGAAGGTCATGGTAGGAAAATGCGGAGAAGAGGTGAAAATTGATGGCTAG
- the thsB gene encoding thermosome subunit beta produces MSQTPILILKEGTKRDKGKDAQYNNIMAARAIADAVRSTLGPRGMDKMLVDSMGDVVITNDGVTILKEIDVEHPAAKMLVEVAKTQDEECGDGTTTAVILAGELLKKAVDLIDADVHPTIITAGYRLASNKALEILETVSAPVDIKDRATLKQIAMTSMMSKAVVGSREHMADVAVAAVLKVAEKTDGRWYVDTDNIQVVKKQGGSMDDTGMIEGIIVDKEPVHPAMPKKIAKAKILLLDAALEIKKTEIDAKIEITDPSQMQAFLKEEERMLHAMVDKIKKSGANVVFCQKGIDDLVQHFLAKEQIYAGRRVKKSDMEKLSKATGASVVTKLDELDPADLGNADLVEVRKIQEEEMTFVTGCKNPKAVSILIRGGTEHVVDEIERSMDDATSVVAVAIEDEKMIAGGGSSSVEIALRLREYSASVGGREQIAIDAFASAMEVIPTALAENAGLDPIDILIELRKAHKNGKKNAGLNVYEGKVDDMFKQNVLEPFRVGKQAINSATDAAVMILRIDDVIASRGGGGMGGGPGGMPGGMGGNEGLGDVD; encoded by the coding sequence ATGAGCCAGACACCTATACTAATCCTCAAGGAGGGCACCAAGAGGGACAAGGGCAAGGACGCCCAGTACAACAACATCATGGCCGCGCGCGCCATCGCTGACGCGGTCCGCAGTACCCTCGGCCCCCGAGGAATGGATAAGATGCTAGTTGACAGCATGGGAGACGTCGTCATAACCAACGACGGGGTCACCATCCTCAAGGAGATAGACGTAGAGCACCCGGCCGCAAAGATGCTGGTCGAGGTGGCCAAGACCCAGGATGAGGAATGCGGAGATGGCACTACCACCGCCGTCATCTTGGCAGGAGAGCTTTTGAAGAAGGCCGTGGACCTCATCGACGCCGACGTGCACCCGACCATCATCACCGCCGGATACAGGCTGGCATCGAACAAGGCCCTGGAGATCTTGGAGACCGTGTCAGCGCCGGTCGATATCAAGGACCGCGCCACGCTGAAGCAGATTGCCATGACCTCCATGATGTCCAAGGCCGTGGTCGGCAGCCGCGAGCACATGGCGGACGTCGCCGTGGCCGCAGTGCTCAAGGTGGCAGAGAAGACCGACGGTCGCTGGTACGTGGACACTGACAACATCCAGGTAGTCAAGAAGCAGGGTGGGTCCATGGACGACACCGGGATGATCGAAGGCATCATCGTGGACAAGGAGCCGGTGCATCCCGCGATGCCCAAGAAGATCGCCAAGGCCAAGATCCTCCTTCTCGATGCCGCTCTGGAGATCAAGAAGACGGAGATCGACGCCAAGATCGAGATCACCGACCCCTCGCAGATGCAGGCCTTCCTCAAGGAGGAGGAGCGCATGTTGCACGCCATGGTGGATAAGATCAAGAAGTCAGGCGCGAACGTGGTCTTCTGCCAGAAGGGCATCGATGACCTGGTGCAGCACTTCTTGGCCAAGGAGCAGATATACGCCGGAAGGCGCGTGAAGAAGAGCGACATGGAGAAGCTCTCTAAGGCCACCGGCGCAAGTGTCGTCACCAAGCTGGACGAGCTTGACCCGGCCGACCTGGGCAATGCGGACCTGGTAGAGGTGCGCAAGATCCAGGAGGAAGAGATGACCTTCGTCACCGGCTGCAAGAACCCCAAGGCGGTCAGCATTCTGATACGCGGAGGGACTGAGCACGTGGTGGATGAGATCGAGCGCTCCATGGACGATGCCACGAGCGTAGTCGCGGTAGCTATTGAGGACGAGAAGATGATCGCTGGTGGCGGCTCCTCGTCAGTGGAGATCGCCCTGAGACTACGCGAGTACTCCGCATCCGTCGGAGGCCGCGAGCAGATCGCCATCGACGCATTCGCTTCCGCCATGGAGGTCATCCCTACCGCCCTGGCGGAGAACGCGGGCTTGGACCCTATCGATATCCTCATAGAACTGCGCAAGGCGCACAAGAACGGCAAGAAGAACGCCGGTCTGAACGTCTACGAGGGCAAGGTCGATGATATGTTCAAGCAGAACGTGCTGGAGCCGTTCCGTGTGGGCAAGCAGGCCATTAACTCTGCCACCGACGCAGCGGTCATGATCCTAAGGATCGACGATGTCATCGCTTCCAGGGGAGGCGGGGGCATGGGCGGCGGTCCCGGTGGAATGCCCGGCGGCATGGGTGGGAACGAAGGCTTGGGCGACGTGGACTGA